The genomic segment CTTCCATAAATGTAACGCTCACCACCTTCTTTTGTTATTTTTATTTCTGAAGTGTGATGATCTTGTTTTCCTTTAAGTGAATAAGGACTGAATTGATTAGTTCGCTCATATTTTGTAAAACCAAATTGTGATGCTTCTAATCTTGTTAATTTTTCTATAGATTGATTTCTTGATAAACGTTTAGTTCTTACAATAGATCCGGTACCTTGTACCATAGGATTTGTATTAGCATCTGTATAATAATTTGTACTAGTGCTTCTTGAAAACTTGTCTCCCTGTATGTTTAACTTTACAGGACTATATCCTCCTAAATTATTATATAAAAGATTTAATTCCTGATCAACATGGTTACCTCCAATATTTTTAAAATATACTTTTTCATAGTCAGGTCGATTGCCACTCTTTTTTTCTCTAAATCTTCCTAAAGCGGGATTTGAATTTTCCCATACTGTAGTTTTACTATCTCCCAAAGTTACTGTTGCATCAACTCCTACGTGAACCCCGCCGCCGGCTCCAAATTCTAATCCTAAGCTTCCTCCTGAACTTGCATCTGTAGTTTCATTGTCATAAACATAACCAACTTGTGATTTATATGGACGATACATTCCTGAAATTCCTTGCCCCTGTATATTATAAAGGTCATATGTGTTGTTTGTAATAGGTAAAGAGGTAGTATTTTTATTAAAAGTCCTGTCCTTTTCTCTATTAAAATCTAACACATCCGATCTTCCGGCATTATAAGTGTTTTCAAAACCATAAGCTTTTTCGACTTTATATTTTTCAGAATCTTTAACTCCTTGACTTGTAACATATCCAGAAAACTTTACTCCAGGCTCAATACCCCAAACTTCTCCTTCTACATTGACACTAAACATATAGTTAGAAGAAGACATACCAACTCTTTTTGTTGGGGTATATGAAGTATTTAAAAATGATAATGATGCTGATTGAGTAGGTACTGATACAGGTAGGTTTTCAAATGAAAACGAATTTGAAATAGTTACATTTTGAACACCCTTTCGACTATTATAACTTACTCCTAAGTTAGCTCCCATATTAGACTCAAGATCGTTATTTTCCTGAAATTTTTTAGAAAAAGAAACACTTGGGGATACCGAAACTCCCTCAGATGCAGAAGATGATATATTCATTCCTACAGATAGATTGTTACTAATTTGATAACTGAGACCGGCACTTGAAGTTACTCCAACTCCATCATAATTATTATACTTAATACCTAAACCAACGCTAGCTTTTGCCTTAGATTCTTTTACTCCAAAAGCGGTTCCGAAAACATTAAAATCGGCTCCAATCGTAACGTTTGGCTTTAAACTATTTTCATAGATCATCTCATCACCATTAAAGTCATCAGGGATACCTCGAACTTGTCTGTTGATTTGTCCAACATCCAGATTCCATCCAAGACCGACCCATGAAGCTTCTTGGTCCATAGTAACTCCAGAATTGTAAGCTAAGTTTAAAGGATAACCACCAACATCCATAATAGGAATGTTGTAATTAAAATCTCCACTAGCTAAATCTACCATATCAGATGTACCGATAGGAGTAAAGGCTTCAAATTCGGGTTGTGACGGACCTCCGGTTAATGCATAAATCTGCATTGGCTGTAAGGTTTCTAATAAGATCATCATGGACAAATAGATAGCCACGGTTTTTTTTAATTTGCTTACTTTTTTTTGCTTAATCATAAGGCTATTGGAGTATAGGTGTCTTTGAATTGAAATTTTAAAATTCCTTTTCTAAAAAGGAAATCATTATATATAAGTTGTATTTTTTCATTAGGGTCTATTCCAGAGAAGAATAGAAGAACTCTTTGGTAAGGTGCAATTTTATAACTGCGCTCATAAGTAACACCTGAACACGGAATGGTATCATTTTTTGAGGTAACAACGTAAAAATCATTCTGAAGACCAAACGACATATATTTTACAGCATCGGTATATTCCATGCCTGTAAAATCTTTTGATAATAAATCTTTTTCTTCTTCTTGTTGAAAAGTAAATTCAAGAACACGTTCTCTTTTGTTTTCTTCATAAAGAGAATCTACAGTTTTTAGATCTTCTTTTCCTAAATCTTTAAGCAAATAATATTGAATAGGCACTTCGGTAGCAATAAATCCAATATCTTCTATTTTTTGAGTATAGACACGGGATTTCCAGCCTATTTTTTCAAGGTTGAAGTAACGATCTCTAATTTCTGAATCGTCTGAATTTAATGATTGTGGGTCTTTTTTACAAGAAAACAAAGCAAGAAATACAAAGACAAAAATAATTTTATTTAAGTCCTTCATACTTCTTGTTTATATAGGTAAGGAAATTATCGGTAATATCAATAGATTCACCTGCAAACAAAACATTTCCTTTGTCATCAGAACCTAAAATTATTTGATAATTGTTTTCTTTTGCAAATTCAGTTGAATAACTTTTAATTCTTGTCCATATTTTAGATGACTGTTCTGCTCCAAAATAATCATTGAATTGATTTAGTTCTTCTTTTTTCTGAATGAACTCCTGCATTAAGTTCTTTTTATCAGAACTTGATACGTTTGAAGATTGTAGTTTTGAATATAAAGAATCAAGATTTGACTTTCTATTGGCGAATTCTTTTTCGCCAATTTTTTTTAATTCTTTCGTCATATTAAAGTTCTCGAATACCTTAATATTATTTATATATACAATTTTATTTTCGTTTTTAATGAATTTTAACGTAATAAATAGTGTTAATGCTATAATTAACAATGAGTTAAATATTGTTAATCCAGCTGTGGTATTGTTTTTCACTGAATAAATCTGTTAATTTTTTGGTAAAATTAATTTATTTTTTGACTTGCAAAAGTGATTTGTGTTTAAATTTTAAATATATTTTAGTTATTTATGTTAAAAGGCAATTATTATTCGTTAACATGTTAAATTATGGTAGTTTTTTATTTTATTACGCTTTTCCCTTTTTTTACAGTTAGTAAGTTTTACTCTCTTATTATCAATTTGTTACATGATAAAATATGTTTTAAATGAATTTGATTTATTCATCTTAAATTATTTTAGTATATTATAAGTGAATAAAATATTTTTTTTCAGTTATAGAAAAAAATAATAGGAGCACAAAAAATATATAGTATTATTTTTTGATTAATTGTAAAACAAAAAAAGCCTCAGATTTCTCTGAAGCTTTTCTTAGTAGCGGGAACAGGACTCGAACCTGTGACCTTCGGGTTATGAGCCCGACGAGCTGCCTACTGCTCTATCCCGCGATGTTTCGGGTGCAAAGATAAGGACTAAATACGGTTATCCAAAGAAATTAATGAAATATTTTTATTAAACTATTGTTAATGGTAAGGTGTTGGAATTTAAGTGATTGTGCTTTTTGTTTTTGCTTAATTAAATTTTATAATTCAATAATTCTAAATACGGATTGGTTTTTAAACCTAATAATTCGCCAAAAGCGGGTTCGGTTTTGTATCCATTTTGTTTGAATTTTATAATTTCTAAACGGAAATTTTCGTCTTTTGATTTCAGAATTTCATATTCAATCATCATGTGTCTGTATCCGTTTTGATCTTTGGTTGGAATATTTTGTCCGAAGATTTCTATTTCAAAATCATCTATCTTAAAATTGGAGACTATAGATTCATGATAATTAATATTAATTTCCCGAATTTCAAATCCAATTTTATTCCTGAAAGAAGAAGAAACTTTGGAAATAAATTCAGCTTTATTTTTCCAATAACAGATAATATCAAGATCACTGTTTTCAATATCAATATTAATCGGAATTGTACCAACTAAAATAGGATCAAATTCAGAAAGAGTTTCTAAAACATTATTTTGAGTTAAGGTTTCATAAGCCCGAATTTGCTTTACATTTCCGGTTTTTAGATATCCAATATTGGTAAAATCGATCATTAATCTTCGTAGTTTTTTTCTTCTTTGATTTCCTGTTCAAGCCTTTTATTGATGTTGACTTTGGCTTTGGTAAAAACAAAAATAGTCGTTCCGAATTCGCGTGCGTATTTATTTGTGATTCCGTCTACTTTAAAAGCTGATTGAAAAAACGGCCTTGTTTCTTTAAATTCATTGCTGTTTTCTTCAAATTCCTTCACCCGAATTAAGTTTGTATAATACAGATTCAGATTAAACCAATTCACATAATCGGCATTAAAAGAAACGGCTTTAATTCCTTTTTTTGTATAATAATTTATAGCTCCGGCCTGACCATAATTGTCACAAAGCACTAAAGTGTTTTCAGATTTTGGAAATAAAGCATAAACCGAATCTGTTTTTCTGGCAAGTTCTCTCCAGCCCAGCATATCGGCAAAATCCTGTGATAAATCATGTTCTTTCCCGTCTTCCCAACGATGGGTTTCCAGTTTTTCTGCCACTATTTTTTCTGGACTTTTATTTGGAAACGCTAAGAAATACATCGGAATAAAAAATAATAATGGAAGTACAATAAAAACAGGTTTTAAAAAACGTTTCCATCCATTTTGCAAAACATCCGAAAGAAAAACCGAACCAAAAGCAATGTAAATTGGGTATAAGCCAATAGCATAATAATCTTTTGCCTTGAAATACATAAATACCAGTATTGTAAAAACTATCGAAGCAAAAAAGAACTTATATTTTTCGAATGGTTTATAAAAAAGTAAAGCATAAAAAGACGAAAGAATAACGAAGAATGCACCAATAAAAAATAAAATCTGCTCTTTTAAGAAATCACCACGATTTACGTTTACCAATTGTGTTTCGGCCAATTCTTTCATATGATGTACAATCGGGAAATGATTATTGTACTGCCATAATAAATTTGGTAAAATCAATAATAATCCTAAAATTAAGGCGAAGTATAATTGTTTCTCTGCAAATATTTTTCTTTGTTTAGAAATTAAAATTGCAGGCAAAAGACCAATTAAAAGAAACAGAATATTGTATTTATTTAAAAATCCGAAGGCAAAAACAACGGCTCCAATGTAAAGCCATTTTGGTTTTTCGGCAGCAAAATATTGGATCAAAATATAATAAAATAATGTCCAGGACAAAACATCAAATGAATTGGGCTGATACAACATGTTGATTCTTAATAATGCAGAAAACAAAATACAAAGTGCGCCTAAAACCAAAGCATACAAGTTTCCTTTTAAAAATTCGATAGTTTTCCAGACAATTAAAAGTGTCAAAGCTCCAAAAAGGGCCGGGAAGAACTTTACCCAAAATACTGAATTTCCAAGTAATAATATGATATAAGAAAACCAAGAAGTTACAGGAGGAACAGATAAATAACCCCAGGCCAAATGATTTACCTGATCGAGATGTAAATATTCATCGCGCTGTAAATCATATTCGGGACTTATTAAAACATATTGAAGTACAAATTTTAAAATGATAAACCCAATTAAAATAAGTGTTTTTTTATTCATGGAGTTTTTGGTTTGGTTGTAAATGGTTTTGTATAACGAAGATAGGATTTATTTTGATTTGAAAAATGCCTGAAAATCTTGAAGATATAAAATAAAAAAGCTCCAGATTTATCTGAAGCTAATTTATTTAAATATAGAGTATTAAAGTTCCTTTTTGGAATTTGGAATTTTAATTTTTGGAATCTAACAAAACTTATTCCTCTACGGTTTCAAATTCCATGTGGTCTATTATTTCTTCGTCTGCTTTTACAGGTTTTGAGGCTTTAAGCGCATTAAATCTTTCCAGCATTTCTGTTTCTTCCTCTTCACCGCTGAAATATGGGAAAACATCCATAATTGGCGATTCTGAAATAGCAGGAATCGAATATTCGCCCATAGTGTTTTTCATGACATGAATTGTGTTGTCAAAAGCTTCTCTAACATCATTTGCCTGAACCAGCATATACATGTTTGATTTTCTTTCTTTTCCGCTTTCTTCATCATAAGCAATCAAAGAGACTTTAGATTTAAACCAGCGGTCAGCATTTTCAAAAGGGTGAATCTCAGCATAATTTGCCACTTTTATATTGGTGATTTTAAATTCTTCACTAATATAAGCTGCCATTTCTTCATTAATTCTTTTTTCAGCTTCTGTATAGGATATTGCATCTACCAAATAAGGTTCTGTTAAAACTTTTTGGCCTCCGGTTTCATCTGTTTTTCTATATTTTACTTTGCATTCGTACCAAATTGCGCTCATTCTTTCTATTTTTTATAAGGATGCCAAAGATAGATTTTGCTGTCAAATTATAATTGGAATTTTAGAAATAGATATTCACAATTTGTGTTTGCTTTTTGTAAATGTTTGGTTTAATTGTGTTTAACAAATATTCTAAATGCTTTTATCTAAATAAAATTTAACATATAAATTATTTACATTCCTTTTCTGAAAAAAATAAAATATGAAAATATAGATGTTTAACTGCTTTAGTTTATCATTTCAAAAGTTCCGGGTTGTTCCTCATTCTCATCATATTCCCCTGAAAGGTTTTCATTAGGATCTTCTTCTTCCCAGTCATTTTCATCATATTCAGACTCGAAATCATCTTCCAGGTCTTCTAATTCTAAGTTGTAGTGGTTATGAACTGCCATCGCATTTGAAAAACCACCTTCTAAATAATCATCATAATTCAATAACAATTGTTCTTCGTAAGATGTTATGTTATCTGTAAAATCTTCAGGTATATAAGAGTAATTTTCGAATGTCATATAAATCAGTTTATATTAATAATTAAGTCAATTTCCGAATTTCACATTCTCGGATAACTTAAAATTACAACTTAGTCTTACAGATGATTTATATAATTCTTTTTTATACTTCTCTAATTCCCACCTTACCGACTTTAGATGCTGGTTTTAATCTTTTACAATGAATAGAATCTTCAATCCCATAACACACGTTTCATAACCAAAAATCCCCGTTTGGTGTCATTTTTTTAAAGTTCATTTTATATCTCAAGTAATTTAGAGTTGAAATCCAAAACAACTATAGACTACTTAACCACAAAACAGAATGGAAAAAGAAAACTATGATGTAATCGTTATTGGTGGCGGACCAATAGGGTTGGCAACTGCGTATCATCCCGGTAAACGAAAAGCAAAAACTTTAGTACTGGAACAATTTACATTTGTAAATCAATTAGGAAGTTCAGCAGGAGTTTCGCGTCAATTCAGGATTCCGTATCCTGAGGAATATATGGTGCAGATGGCGTTAGACGCACAGCCCTATTGGGACGAACTGGAAAAAGCAAGCAATACACAATTACTTGATAAAGTCGGCACACTTTGGTTTGGAGATCCTCAGGTGCATTCTACAGAAGGGAATATTGCCGAAGCCGAAGAATCACTAAAAGCTTTAAATATTCCTTATACAACGCTTACAGCAAAAGAAATCGAAGATAAATACCATTTTAAAAACCTGCCTGAAACTTACACCGGATTATTTCAGCCAGACGGCGCCAGCATAAATTTCAAGGCAACAAATGAAGCGCTTTTAAATCTTTGTCAAAAAGAAGAAACCGTTCAGTTACAAGAGAATTCTCCGGTTCTTAAAATAAACCAAATTGGAGCTCTTTTTGAACTCGAAACGCCAAACGGAATTTACATTGCCAAAAAACTAGCCATTATTCCGGGACCGTACATTAATAGTGTAATCAACCTTTTAGATTTTAAAATAGAAGCGACTTACTGGAATATGTCATCGGCTTATTTTAGAAAAACCGATCCGAATATTCAATATCCAACCTGG from the Flavobacterium sp. genome contains:
- a CDS encoding DUF4269 domain-containing protein, which produces MIDFTNIGYLKTGNVKQIRAYETLTQNNVLETLSEFDPILVGTIPINIDIENSDLDIICYWKNKAEFISKVSSSFRNKIGFEIREININYHESIVSNFKIDDFEIEIFGQNIPTKDQNGYRHMMIEYEILKSKDENFRLEIIKFKQNGYKTEPAFGELLGLKTNPYLELLNYKI
- a CDS encoding FAD-dependent oxidoreductase; the encoded protein is MEKENYDVIVIGGGPIGLATAYHPGKRKAKTLVLEQFTFVNQLGSSAGVSRQFRIPYPEEYMVQMALDAQPYWDELEKASNTQLLDKVGTLWFGDPQVHSTEGNIAEAEESLKALNIPYTTLTAKEIEDKYHFKNLPETYTGLFQPDGASINFKATNEALLNLCQKEETVQLQENSPVLKINQIGALFELETPNGIYIAKKLAIIPGPYINSVINLLDFKIEATYWNMSSAYFRKTDPNIQYPTWFVFQNAVGENGNQFYGFPSVDWDHPDYIRVAPDFVINPLEEPGDRTLIPNSQELDYTSDWVQNHMTGLAAEPEYTSTCLIALSKIPNKELLIDFAPNYVPNHKNIVLYATGWAAKFTPFLGKIMSDLALYGHTDFDISPFQLGRKYFKAI
- a CDS encoding OmpH family outer membrane protein; the encoded protein is MKNNTTAGLTIFNSLLIIALTLFITLKFIKNENKIVYINNIKVFENFNMTKELKKIGEKEFANRKSNLDSLYSKLQSSNVSSSDKKNLMQEFIQKKEELNQFNDYFGAEQSSKIWTRIKSYSTEFAKENNYQIILGSDDKGNVLFAGESIDITDNFLTYINKKYEGLK
- a CDS encoding glycosyltransferase family 39 protein, encoding MNKKTLILIGFIILKFVLQYVLISPEYDLQRDEYLHLDQVNHLAWGYLSVPPVTSWFSYIILLLGNSVFWVKFFPALFGALTLLIVWKTIEFLKGNLYALVLGALCILFSALLRINMLYQPNSFDVLSWTLFYYILIQYFAAEKPKWLYIGAVVFAFGFLNKYNILFLLIGLLPAILISKQRKIFAEKQLYFALILGLLLILPNLLWQYNNHFPIVHHMKELAETQLVNVNRGDFLKEQILFFIGAFFVILSSFYALLFYKPFEKYKFFFASIVFTILVFMYFKAKDYYAIGLYPIYIAFGSVFLSDVLQNGWKRFLKPVFIVLPLLFFIPMYFLAFPNKSPEKIVAEKLETHRWEDGKEHDLSQDFADMLGWRELARKTDSVYALFPKSENTLVLCDNYGQAGAINYYTKKGIKAVSFNADYVNWFNLNLYYTNLIRVKEFEENSNEFKETRPFFQSAFKVDGITNKYAREFGTTIFVFTKAKVNINKRLEQEIKEEKNYED
- a CDS encoding DUF4494 domain-containing protein, which translates into the protein MSAIWYECKVKYRKTDETGGQKVLTEPYLVDAISYTEAEKRINEEMAAYISEEFKITNIKVANYAEIHPFENADRWFKSKVSLIAYDEESGKERKSNMYMLVQANDVREAFDNTIHVMKNTMGEYSIPAISESPIMDVFPYFSGEEEETEMLERFNALKASKPVKADEEIIDHMEFETVEE